In Onthophagus taurus isolate NC chromosome 6, IU_Otau_3.0, whole genome shotgun sequence, a genomic segment contains:
- the LOC111428993 gene encoding aquaporin-like isoform X1, translating to MSKTGTVYIVELQKSQKVAQILDVVAIGFAEFFGTAILVFISCLGASKWIVGADLILFHSCFAAGLAVTTAIHIFGPISGAHVNPVTTVGAFIMNQIPLYMVPIYIIPQLAGSTVGYGLLMVVTPEAFLRAPEDPNFKDLPRHGIGMNIPSTDIYPSQALAMEMFITIILTFANCSSWDPRAKHLVDSVSIRFGLIVAGINLAAASYTGASMNPARSFGPALWNNDWHLHWIYWVGPLTSAVVGSLIYKYLFLNIYSKKYIETPVQTHLEL from the exons TTTATATTGTAGAGCTACAAAAGTCGCAGAAAGTTGCCCAAATTTTAGACGTTGTCGCAATTGGGTTTGCTGAATTCTTCGGAACGGCTATTCTCGTTTTTATTTCGTGTTTAGGTGCTAGCAAATGGATCGTCGGTGCtgatttgattttatttcattcttGTTTCGCTGCTGGACTCGCTGTTACAACAGCTATTCAC atttttggTCCAATTTCCGGTGCTCACGTAAACCCAGTAACAACAGTTGGCGCTTTTATTATGAACCAAATCCCGCTTTATATGGTTCCTATTTATATTATTCCACAATTAGCTGGAAGCACTGTAGGATATGGGTTATTAatg GTTGTTACACCGGAAGCTTTTTTACGAGCACCAGAAGATCCAAATTTTAAAGACCTTCCAAGACATGGAATTGGGATGAATATCCCTTCAACGGATATTTACCCTTctcaa gctTTAGCTATGGAGATGTTTATCACAATCATCTTAACATTCGCAAATTGTTCAAGTTGGGACCCAAGAGCAAAACATTTAGTTGATTCAGTTTCTATTAGATTTGGATTAATCGTTGCTGGGATAAATTTAGCCGCT gctTCATACACAGGAGCAAGTATGAATCCAGCTCGAAGTTTTGGACCAGCTTTATGGAACAACGATTGGCATTTACATTGGATTTATTGGGTTGGACCTTTAACATCGGCCGTTGTAggttctttaatttataagtatttatttttaaacatttactCCAAAAAGTACATCGAAACTCCTGTTCAAACACATTTAGAGTTGTAA
- the LOC111428993 gene encoding aquaporin-like isoform X2: MSKTGTELQKSQKVAQILDVVAIGFAEFFGTAILVFISCLGASKWIVGADLILFHSCFAAGLAVTTAIHIFGPISGAHVNPVTTVGAFIMNQIPLYMVPIYIIPQLAGSTVGYGLLMVVTPEAFLRAPEDPNFKDLPRHGIGMNIPSTDIYPSQALAMEMFITIILTFANCSSWDPRAKHLVDSVSIRFGLIVAGINLAAASYTGASMNPARSFGPALWNNDWHLHWIYWVGPLTSAVVGSLIYKYLFLNIYSKKYIETPVQTHLEL, from the exons AGCTACAAAAGTCGCAGAAAGTTGCCCAAATTTTAGACGTTGTCGCAATTGGGTTTGCTGAATTCTTCGGAACGGCTATTCTCGTTTTTATTTCGTGTTTAGGTGCTAGCAAATGGATCGTCGGTGCtgatttgattttatttcattcttGTTTCGCTGCTGGACTCGCTGTTACAACAGCTATTCAC atttttggTCCAATTTCCGGTGCTCACGTAAACCCAGTAACAACAGTTGGCGCTTTTATTATGAACCAAATCCCGCTTTATATGGTTCCTATTTATATTATTCCACAATTAGCTGGAAGCACTGTAGGATATGGGTTATTAatg GTTGTTACACCGGAAGCTTTTTTACGAGCACCAGAAGATCCAAATTTTAAAGACCTTCCAAGACATGGAATTGGGATGAATATCCCTTCAACGGATATTTACCCTTctcaa gctTTAGCTATGGAGATGTTTATCACAATCATCTTAACATTCGCAAATTGTTCAAGTTGGGACCCAAGAGCAAAACATTTAGTTGATTCAGTTTCTATTAGATTTGGATTAATCGTTGCTGGGATAAATTTAGCCGCT gctTCATACACAGGAGCAAGTATGAATCCAGCTCGAAGTTTTGGACCAGCTTTATGGAACAACGATTGGCATTTACATTGGATTTATTGGGTTGGACCTTTAACATCGGCCGTTGTAggttctttaatttataagtatttatttttaaacatttactCCAAAAAGTACATCGAAACTCCTGTTCAAACACATTTAGAGTTGTAA